Proteins co-encoded in one Brassica oleracea var. oleracea cultivar TO1000 chromosome C4, BOL, whole genome shotgun sequence genomic window:
- the LOC106338279 gene encoding uncharacterized protein LOC106338279: MQKPPTGHLEKLALALIVADRKLWPYFQAHPVVVVTSFPIKLILHKPEVSRRLAKWAVELGEYDVIFRPATAIKSHVLADFVVEFSPSLVPALEQEVRLQSETKREGEWVLHVDGSSNIRGAGVGIMLTSPTGKTASRAVR, encoded by the coding sequence ATGCAGAAACCCCCTACAGGCCATCTAGAGAAGCTGGCCTTAGCCCTGATAGTCGCCGACCGCAAGCTGTGGCCTTACTTTCAGGCTCACCCAGTTGTGGTCGTCACCTCCTTCCCTATAAAATTGATCCTCCACAAGCCTGAAGTCTCTAGACGCCTTGCGAAATGGGCTGTGGAACTAGGAGAATACGATGTGATTTTTCGACCAGCAACAGCTATAAAGTCGCATGTCTTGGCAGACTTTGTGGTCGAATTCTCCCCTTCCTTGGTCCCAGCTCTGGAGCAAGAAGTGCGCCTCCAAAGCGAAACAAAGAGAGAGGGAGAATGGGTCCTGCATGTTGATGGATCCAGCAACATCAGAGGAGCCGGGGTAGGAATAATGCTTACTTCACCGACAGGGAAAACGGCCTCAAGGGCCGTGAGGTGA